The window tgtttcttctttctcaaAAGTAGGGATatcatgtgtgtgtgtgttatGCTattgttttgtgtgtgtgtgtgtgtgtgtgtgtgtggggggaCTATGGCTGACGACGAAACGGCTGTGGGAATTGGGTTGGGcattgggggagggatgcAGATAAAGGGTGTGTTATGAATCAAGGGGGGAGTGGGTTATGTCATGGGCTTCCCTTTTGTTCAACAATGCCGCGGGTTGTTTCTTGTCTCATGTGCGACATGAGAAACAGAGGGCCGGCTGGGCTGTCTgggtgggggtgaggaggttgtgaaAAAGGAAGAGGTGAGACAGGTGGAATATGCTGCCTGTATTGCTCAGGGGAACGAGAAAGCAtcaaggggggggatgagaaaAAATAAACCATGAATTGGTGGAGGgaatgaaaaggaggagaaaaaaaaagaaacagaaaaCTCGTAgctgtgtttttttcttcttgtgttTTCAattttctctctcctttttGGTTTCTGAGTGTGCGCGTCTGTTTGTCTGTTTACTTCGACCATCACGAAGTCTTTTCTGTctcttcttgctcgtctATGCTGCTGACCTTTGGGAACtcgtgatgttgttgatgatgatgatgatgacgatgatgctCATGTTGATGctccaaagaagaagaagaaccgTCCAGACTGACAGTGACAGGAGATTGCGCACGCAGGATTTGGTTTTTTCTGTCAGTCtggctcaccaccacctctcctttcccttccgccgccgctgccgccgccaccgctcGAACCCGATTCGACAGGTCGGTGACGTGCTCGTCACCGCTTTCCGGACTGAGTTCACCGAGGGCCTTTTCCAGACCCCACAAGTAATCACGGTTCAGCCCCGACGGCCCCTCGCTGCGGTAGATGTGCTCGGCTAGCTTCTGGGGGTCCTGCGGGCCGACGAACTGCTCATTGTCTGGCGTTCCGATGTAAACCAGCGTTTGGATCGGCAGTTTCCCGGGCAGGGCAGTCAGCGGatcgttggtgttgttgtcgatGCTGGGTgctgggtggaagggggtgtAGTGGATTGTGTAGCCGTTTATCTCACGAATGTCGAGATAGTCCTTCACCTCGGCGACGCGCTCGGGAATGATGCGGTAGGCGACGCCCCAGACTTTCTCGCGGGCCGAGTCATGGTGGTCGGTCAGCTGCTCCCAGTATGAGCGCGAGATGAGAGTCACGACTCGTCCTGGGGCTTCGGGGGTGCCACGGTGGTCTTCGCTGTTGGAAGGGCAAGCAGAGAGGATGATGGTTAGTGAGGTCTGCttggttggggatggagcTTGAAGAGGGAAACGACAGcaaaggaagaaggaagaagggaggCTGAAGGGGAAACAACAGGAGTAAGAGGGGGGCCCGGTGGGCTGGCCAGGCTTGCGTCAAGTCaatgggaaggggttggatgcGATGACGTTGATTTGGCACACAGCCTGCCTGCCATCAggtcctccctccccaattTGTTCGTTAATCTGGCCCGGCATGTTGGCCCCTGGGAGATAAACAACAACGTGAAAGAATGAGTTGGCAGAAGCGAGGACAACAACCCGGAAACTATGGCCAACGGTTCGGTTCCGGGTTGACGCTAAGGTGGAAtggatgggaggaagaaaTGTACCTTGCCTGTAAGCGATGGTTAGCTATTATGTTGGGAAAGGCAGATACGTAGTTGGTAGGAGATATGTCCtcaatggtggtggtccgagctgtgggggggtgggtgatgggtacgggggcgggaaggggaaggag is drawn from Podospora pseudocomata strain CBS 415.72m chromosome 1 map unlocalized CBS415.72m_1, whole genome shotgun sequence and contains these coding sequences:
- a CDS encoding uncharacterized protein (COG:P; EggNog:ENOG503P2FI); translated protein: MPGQINEQIGEGGPDGRQATSLTIILSACPSNSEDHRGTPEAPGRVVTLISRSYWEQLTDHHDSAREKVWGVAYRIIPERVAEVKDYLDIREINGYTIHYTPFHPAPSIDNNTNDPLTALPGKLPIQTLVYIGTPDNEQFVGPQDPQKLAEHIYRSEGPSGLNRDYLWGLEKALGELSPESGDEHVTDLSNRVRAVAAAAAAEGKGEVVVSQTDRKNQILRAQSPVTVSLDGSSSSLEHQHEHHRHHHHHQQHHEFPKVSSIDEQEETEKTS